The sequence below is a genomic window from Croceicoccus marinus.
CAGTACGTGAAGGCCAACGGTGGCGGCCCCGACGATCCGCGTGAAGCATTCTTCACGGTCGATAGTGTTGGCTATACCGGTGCATTCAACGGTGGATACTACTTCGGCCGTGACCTGAACGGTGATGGCGACTTGCTCGACCGCATTGCAGGCAACGATCCCAGCCAGACCCATACTGATCGCTATGGCGTCGTGGCCAATCTGATCTACGACATCAGCAATGACCACACCGTGCGCGCCGCCTATACTTGGGACCGTGCGCGTCACCGGCAGACTGGACAGATCACCTACATGTTGCGCAACGGCGAAATCAGCGACGTATTCGCCGTCGACAATCCGTTGCTGGATGTAGAAGGTAATGAGGTTAACAAGCGTGACCGTCTATCCTATGCAATCCTGCATCAGGTCTCGGGCGAGTATCGCGGCCGCTTTGGCGACCTGACTGCCGTTCTCGGCCTCCGCGCGCCGTTCTTCACGCGAGAGTTGAACCAGAACTGCTATACGACCTCGGCCAGCGGTTTTGTGGATTGCCCCGCGCCCGGTCAGGATCTGACCGCTTATGAAGCGGCTAATCCGAACTATGTCGGCCCTCTCGAGCGCACTTACAAATATGACGATATCTTGCCGAGCGTCGGTTTCACCTATGCCGTGACCGGTGCAGCTTCGGTGTTTGCGAACTACTCGAAGGGCATTTCGGTCCCTGGGACCGATCCGCTTTATGACTCGCTGTATCTGGGTGAAGCCGTAGCGCGTCCGGTTCCGGAAACGACCGACAACTTCGATGCAGGTTTGCGTTTCCAGCAGGGGCGGATAACCGCGCAGATCGCCGGTTGGTACACGCGGTACGAAGATCGCTTGGCCACCGCTTTTGATCCAACGGCGAACAATGGCGATGGTGAAACCGTGTATCGCAATCTCGGCCGGGTCGACAAATACGGTATCGACGGTTCGATCGCATTCCAGCCGACCGCGAACACGCTGCTCTATGTCTTCGGTTCGTACCAGGATTCGGATATCGATTCCGATACTATTGGCGGCATCTGCGGTCTGAATCGCGATGGCGAGGTTGAGGATACTGAGTTCGGCTGCACCGCCGATAATCTGGGCGAGCAGTTCATACTGCCCACCGGCGGCAATGCAGAGTCGGGTGCACCGAACTATTCCTTCGGGGCTCGCGGCCAGATCGCTTTTGGCGATCTTGAACTGGGTGCGCAGGTCAAGCGTACTGGCAAGCGCTGGGTGAATGACATCAACACCGAACGCACCCCGGCCTACACTCTGGTTGATTTCGATGCTCGCTACAACATTGCGGAATTTGCAACCGGGGGTAACGTCGCGCTGCAGTTGAACATTACCAACATCTTCGACGAGTATTACATCGGCTACTTCGGTGGCTCGTTGAATGATTTCCCGTTTGCACAGATCGGCGCTCCGCGCGCGGGAAGCCTGTCGATCATCATCGGCTACTGATCATCTTGATCTAAGCCGTAAGAAATCGAGCGCGGGGGTGAGTACCTCCGCGCTCTTTTTCGTTTCTGTCGCAACCGCGCACTACTGATAGATGCAGGCGTCCAACCCCTCGTTCGCCACCACGTTGATGCGCGCTGAAATGGTATTGCCGTGACGCCGCAGCCAGCCGCCGGGGTTCACGACCGAGCGCTCCTTGGGAAGGGGGAGGGCGGCAGCCATGCGCGCCGCCTCGCTGCGGCTGAGCGTGTCGGCGGAATGCTGGAAATAGCGCTGCGCCCCTGCCTCTGCGCCATAGGTGCCGATGCCGGTTTCCGCGACATTGAGATAGACTTCCATGATCCGGCGCTTGCCCCAGATCTGTTCGATCAGGAAGGTGAACCAGGCTTCCAGCCCCTTGCGGAAATAACCGCCCCCTTGCCACAGGAAGACGTTCTTCGCGGTTTGCTGGCTGATCGTCGACCCGCCGCGGATGCGGCCGCCCTGCGCGTTGCGGGCCATCGCACTGGCTATCGCCTCGGCATCGAAGCCGTCGTGAGAGCAGAACTTGGAATCCTCGGCGCCGATGACGGCGCGCACCAGGTTCGGATCGATCTCCTCCAGCGGCTCCCAATCCTTGGTGATGCCGTTTTCGTCCATCAGCATCGTCGCGGTGACGGGCACCGGAACGAACCGATAAACGACAGTCAGAAGAAGGCTGAGCACCACGAAAAGCGCGATCAGCTTGAAGAGAATGAGAAAGATACGACGGATCATGCGCCGGTCTTAGCGCAGGATCACGTACGAAAAAATGGGGCTGTTACGAGGCGTCTCTCCGAAACACCGCTGGCAACGCTCTGCTGTTCAGGAAGTAACGCAGCATGACGGCCGGACAATGTGAGCCCGGCCGTCATTCCAATTATCGATCAGGCGAGTTGCGGCGTACGCTCCCCGGCGATGCGCTGCATCGCCTTCTGGATCTTCTCGAACGCGCGCACCTCGATCTGGCGAATGCGTTCGCGGCTGACGTCATAAACCTGCGACAGTTCCTCCAGCGTCTGCGGATCGTCGGTCAGGCGGCGCTCAGTCAGGATATGCTTTTCGCGGTCGTTCAGCACGTCCATGGCTTCTAGCAGCATGTCGTGGCGAACCTGCTTTTCTTCCGCTTCGGCAACCGTCTCGTCCTGAAGAGGACGGTCGTCGGTCAGCCAGTCCTGCCACTGCCCAGAACCTTCCTCGTCCGCACGCATCGAGACGTTCAGCGAGGCATCGCCGCCCATCATCATACGGCGGTTCATGTTGACCACTTCCTGCTCGGGCACGCCGAGGTCGGTTGCGATCTTGGCCACGTCGTCCGGATGCAGATCCGAATCCTCGTATGCCTCGAGGTTCTTCTTCATGCGGCGCAGATTGAAGAATAGCTTCTTCTGCGCGGCGGTGGTGCCCATCTTCACAAGCGACCACGAGCGCAGGATGAACTCTTGAATCGAGGCCTTGATCCACCACATAGCGTAGGTGGCGAGGCGGAAGCCGCGATCGGGCTCGAACTTCTTCACGCCCTGCATCAATCCGACATTGCCTTCGGAGATCAGGTCGGAGACGGGCAGGCCATAGCCGCGGTAACCCATGGCGATCTTGGCCACGAGTCGCAGATGGCTGGTGACCAGCTGGGCTGCGGCCTGGGGATCCTCATGCTCGGCATAGCGCTTGGCGAGCATGTATTCCTGCTCAGCCGTAAGCACCGGGAATTTCTTGATTTCCGACAGATAGCGGTTGAGGCTTTGCTCGCCGCCTAGGGCCGGAACGGTTGGTTTGCTATTCGTCACGTCCTGTAACCTTTCCTTGCGTCGGTCAGACTCGCGGGACCCCTTGTGGGCATCCCCAATCCATGACCACATCTTCACTCTAGGCGCGTTCCCCCGCGTTTTCCCGCCTAATTTCTCAATTTGAACGAGCGAGTTCTTCGATCAGTTCCGCCATGTCGCGCGGAATCTCGCTGGAGAATTGTATCCTTTCGTCGCTGGCGGGGTGGATGAAGCCCAGCATGGCCGCGTGAAGGGCCTGGCGATGAAAGGATAGCCGATTGAGAATCGGTCGAAATCGGGAATCGGAGCGCCCATAGACAGGGTCTCCCAATAGCGCATGACCGATTGACGACATGTGAACGCGGATCTGGTGTGTTCTGCCTGTTTCCAGCGTGCATTCGACCAGCGCGGCGCCGTGAAGCGCCTCGAGCGTGCGGAAATGGGTGATCGCGTGCTTGCCGCGCTCGTCGCCCCCGTCCAGCACCGCCATCTTCTTGCGGTCCTTGCTGCTGCGGCCGATGCGCCCCTCGATCGTTCCCGATGGCGGCATGGGCCTGCCCTTGACCACCGCGCGATAGGCGCGGTCGATCGAGTGATCGGCGAACTGGCGAGCCAGCCCTTCATGCGCAAGATCGGACTTTGCAGCCACAATCAGTCCGGACGTATCCTTGTCGATGCGGTGCACGATGCCCGGCCGCGCCACGCCGCCAATGCCCGACAATTGACCCGCGCAGTGATGCAGCAGCGCATTGACCAGCGTGCCATCCGGATTGCCGGCGGCGGGGTGTACCACCATTCCCGCCGGCTTATCGATCACGATCAGATGCTCGTCCTCGAACACGATGATCAGGGGAATGTCCTGCGGCACGGCCTCTGCCGGGGTGGGGGCGGGGACCGCGATCGCGAAGGGCGTTTCGCCGACCGTCTTTGCCGATCCCGAGGAGAGCGCCTTGCCGTCCAGCGTCACCGCGCCTTGCGCGATCAGCGCCTTGATCCGCTCGCGCGACAGGCCGCTGGCGTGGCTGAGCGCCTTGTCCAGCCGTTCCCCTGGCTGGACCATTCCCTCGATCAGCTGCGCGCCGTCGTCCTCGTCGGCATCATCGATGGCGATTGTCCTGTCCCCCATGCTAGGGAAGATGGGTGCCGTTTCTGACCGTGACAAGAACCGTCGTCGATGCCATCGCCGCTTCCGCCAGCCGTGCTGCGCCGCGGGAGGCTTGCGGCCTGCTGCTGGGTCGGGGTTCGCGGATCGACGCGTTGAGCGAAACCGTCAATGTCGCCCCCGATCCGCTGCGTCATTTCGAGATCGACCCGGCCGCGCTGATCGCTGCGCACAAGGCGGAAAGGGCAGGCGGCCAGCAGCTGATCGGCTATTTCCATTCCCATCCCTCTGGCTTGCCCGAGCCGTCTGCCACCGATCAGGCGCAGGCTGCGCGCGACGGGCGGGTCTGGGCCATCGCCACGCCCGCCGGCGAAATCGGCTGGTTCGTCAGCGAAGAGGACGGTTTTGCGCGCCTTTGCCCGCAAATTCTGCCGGAACTGCCCTGAAACCGGACCCCCAGACGCTAATCCCGGTGGAATCACCGGCATGGCGCTTTCTTGCGGGGCCCGATGCGGTTATGGCGGGTCTTCACGACGGAAAGCGCTGAATGCCTGTAATGACTGCAGATTCCATCCATTTGACCAGCCTGATCGCATCACGCCTGTGCCACGACCTGTTGTCGCCGGTCGGCGGCATGGCGAACGGGATCGAGCTGCTGGTCGACGAAACCGATCCGAAGATGCGCGAGCAATGCATCGATCTGCTGGCGCAGGGCGCGCGGCGAACGGCTACCCGGCTGCGGTTCTTCCGCCTGGCCTTCGGGGCTGCCGGCGGGTTCGATTCCCAGCTTCCCGCGGCCGAGATCGAGGAATTGGTCAAGGCGCAGGCAGCCGAGGGGCGCGACATCAGCGTCGAATGGGCCGTGTCGGCGGCAGAGCTTTCGAAACCGGCGGCCAAGGTGCTTTTGAACTATGCGCTGATCGGGATCGACGCCTTGCCGCGCGGCGGCACGCTGGCGATTGCGGCGGAGGAGCGCGACGAATCCTATGAGATCGCGGTGCGGGCCGAGGGGACGCGCATCGCGTTCGACAAGGACGTGGGCCGCTCGCTGGAGGGAGAGATCGAAATGAACGATCTGTCGGCCCATACCGCCCCGGCCATGCTGGTGCGGCTGATCGCGCAGGATTGCGGCGGCGGGGTGCAGCATGCGCTGACCCCGGACGGAGCCACCGGCGGCGCGCTGGTGCTGGGCGCCATCCTGCCCCGTGGCTGAGGGCGCTTCGAAGCCGGGCGACGATCTGCCGCTGGTCCGGGATTGCCCGTCGCCCAATCACAACGAACGTGCGGCGCCCATCACCATGGTCGTGCTGCATTATACCGACATGCCCGATGTCGAGGATGCCATCGGCAAGATGTGCGATCCCGATTCGGCGGTCAGCGCGCATTACTGCATCACGCGGCAGGGCGAGCTGGTGCGGCTGGTGGACGAGGAACGGCGCGCCTGGCATGCGGGTGTTTCCTATTGGCGCGGCAACACCGACGTGAACTCGTCCAGCATCGGAATCGAGCTGGACAATCCGGGCCATACCTGGGGCTATGAACCGTTTACGGGGCCGCAGATGGAAACGCTTTGCATCATGCTGGCCGACATCATGAAGCGGCACGACATTCCGCGCGCCAATATCGTTGGCCATTCCGACGTGGCCCCGCAGCGCAAGACGGATCCGGGCGAATTGTTCGACTGGGCGTTTCTGGCGAAGCACCGGCTGGCGCTGCCCCGGCCCGACATCAAGCTGGGCGACCCGTTCGAGAACGACGGCGCGTTCTATCTGGCGCTCGAGCGGTTCGGCTATGACATCGCCGACGGGCATGCGGCGGTGCGCGCGTTCCAGCGGCGGTTCCGGCCCGAATGCGTCGACGGCCAGGTCGACGGCGAGATCCGCGCCATGCTGTTCGCGCTGCTGCTGGACCGCGACCGGGGCGTCACGCGCTAGTCATTCCGCTTGCCAGCGGGCGGTTTGCCGCTAATGACCCGCTTGCGTCGGGGAGCCGGGCAGCCGCGTCGGGGAAACCCGTACGAGGAAAGTCCGGGCTCCACGAAACAAGGATGGCGGGTAACGCCCGCCCGGCGAGGAAACGGCCGTCCGTCAGGGCGGCACGTCCGAAGCCGAGGGACAGTGCCACAGAGAGCAATCCGCCGATGGGTTTCACGTCGAAAGACGGGGGACCACAGGCAAGGGTGAAAGGGTGCGGTAAGAGCGCACCGGGGAACCGGCAACGGCGACCGCATGGCAAACCCCATCCGGAGCAAGACCGAATAGGGGCGGCGCGCCCGGCCGAAAGGTGCAGGGCAGGGGTGTTTCGCCCCGTGACCGCCCGGGTTGGTTGCTTGAGCCTTGCGGCAACGCAAGGCCTAGATGAATGGCTGCCCTTGCGGGGCTGGTGTTTTACATACCGCCCGCATGACAGAACCCGGCTTACAGGCTCCCCGGCGTATTTTCGGGCTGTTCGCTCGGCGGCGTTTCGGTTGACGATGCTTTGGTTGACACAGGCGACACGTCCTACAACGGCTGTCACCCTGCCGAACGCCGCGGATTTGCCGGGTCTGATACCCATCGGTTGACACCATGGGGGGCGGGAGAAATCGACAAGGTGAAAGAGCGGGCGGGCCGATAAGGCCCGCACGGGCGCTTTAGGCCAGCCGGCCTGTGTAGGACAATAAAACGGCGGGCATTCCGGAACCTGGTTCACGACTGCTTTCAGGAACAGGCGATAGCAGTCTAAACGGCCGCAAAGGGGCGGAAAGCGGACATTCTGCCTTGCGAGTTCAGCTTAACGAGAGACCGCGCGTTCACAGGGTTGCGTGAAGCTTCTCCATCATTGCCAGATGTCGCTGGACAACCGGCGCCGTGCTTTCAGCAACGGAGCGCAGCTGCCAGTTGTCGCCGGAACTCGCATAACCGGTCATCAGATCAACCGTCTCCTTATGAGCCAGCACCTGCTGGTCGAGATAGGTATCATCGAACTTCTCGTCGGGTGCTGCCTCTAGATGCTCCAGCATTTTGCGCCGACGCATGTCCACCTCGGTGGGCAGCTCGGGAAGGCCCGCGGTTTCGGACATCCGATACGCAGACCGGAGCTGATGGGTCGCCGTAGTATGGTCGTCGATCATCTTGCGCGCGGCTTCGCGCACGCTGTCCGACCGCGACCGGCGGAGCGCCATGCGCGCTGCCGTGATTTCGTAGATGTCGCCGATCGCCGCATTCTTCGCGAACGCCTCCCCGGAATGCGATCCGAGCGTCTTTGCCTTCACGCGCCCGTGCATTCCGCCGAGCGTGTCCTGAAGCTTGTCCGCGGTTTGCCGGAGGCCCGTATGCTTGTGGTCCTGGTCGGTCATCATGCGTTCTCCGTCGCGAGCTGGCAGGCCTTTTCGTAAGGCGTATCCTCAGCGGTGCCGCTGTCGCGCAGCGAAGGATTGGGGTGCTCGCCCTCGGTGTTGAAACGGTATTCTTCGCCGAATTGCTCGCGGTGCCGACTGATCACGTCCTCGCTCGGCACTCCGCCGGCGTTCACCTTGCGCTGATAATCGAAGAAACGGTGATCGGAGGGCAGCTGGCCGACCGGCACGAATTCGGAATCGTAAGCCGTCCAGTCGAGCGTGCGATTCAGCACGTCGCGCACGTATTGCTTGTTAGGCTCGAACGTCATGGGTTCGGTGAGGCCCCCCTTGGGGAAGAAGTCCGCAGCATCGAGCCCGTCCACTTGCTTCATCATGTCGGCAGCGAGCCGCAGATGCTCGATTTCCATGGCGAGATGGGTTTCCCAGACCTGACGAATCTTGGGATCGGTCTCGGTCTCCATGCATGACCAGTAGAGCCAGCATTCGTTGTACTCGTGCAGGACGAGATTGAGCAATTCAGGTGTCGTCGGGTCGAGAATGGACTCGTAATGCGTGACGTGCTGCTCCTCGACCTGCGCGATCTCGAGATAAAGCGCGCGGGCCATCGGATCTTCGGGACGATTGCCGACGGTCATGTAGAAATTCATCGTCTGCTGTTCGGCCGAGACCACGGTCAGCGCGTTCAGGATCGACTGGATGTCCGCTGCCTGCACGGTCATCGGTCGGCGAAGTTCGTCATGCGGATGGCGGTGATGGAAGATGGTCGGGCGGCCGGGCAAGATCTCGGTGAGGTCGCCAGTGATTTCCTCCGCCTTCCGCCGCTCGCCCATCAGGTCCATCAGATTGGCATAGCGGTAGAGGTGATCGTAATCCTCCAGCACGCCGAACTCGTAAGCCTGGGTCAGATACGGATCGGGCTCGTGCCGTGCGATCCAACTCGTCAGGTCCACGGCGACCTGCTCGTAGCCGATGGTGTTTGCGATGGTACTTTCGCTTCCCGGAATCAGCCAGTTCACCCGCTTCTGCTGCTGTTGCTCCGCCTTGCGCACGAGAGCCAGCATTTGCTTGATCCCGGTATCGGCGGTGCGGCGTGCGGCGTTGTGGGAATTCATGATCGCCTCGACCTCGATCCCGTTCATCAGGATCACGCGGCAACGGGTATAGGGATGAACCTCATTCGTGTCGTAAGTATCTCCTGCTAGCTCCGACCATGATCGGAACTGGCGATCCATGGGAATGCCTTTTTCCGTGAGCGGGTTGAAAGCCATGCTGCTTCTCCTGCGGTTTCGGGACGGCGGAATGTTCAGCTCTAAAGGCGCGCAAGAAAGAATGTTCCCCAGATTCTTGTTTTTCTGTAGTGATATATAAGATGTTAGAAGCCTATTTCAGGAATCTTGCGGAGCGCTTCGATGGCGTGCTCGTCGGCGGAAACGCCTTTCAAAATACGGGGGTGCGTTGCCGTCATGGCTCTTCACAACCGCTGCGGTCTAGAAATCGCAGTCACGGCTTGAACCAGCACGGTAATAGCCGCACAGCCCTCGCCGCCTGAACGTCCGCAATCGGTCGGTAGCGGAACGTCCGCGTCTAGACCGAAATAGCCAACAGCCGACCCCATCCACTCACGACACATCTCGCAAAAAAAAAGGTTCACCCAACAGGCGCCCCTCCCTCATACATCGCTGAACGTCAGGCTTACGAAACCGTGGCCTTCACGATCTTGCCCGGGTTTGCCGGCGGCTCGCCCTTGGGCAGCGCGTCGACGTGGTCCATGCCTTCCTCGACCTCACCCCAGACGGTGTACTGGCGGTCCAGGAAACGGGCGTCGTCGAAGCAGATGAAGAACTGCGAATTGGCGCTGTTGGGCGCGGATGTGCGCGCCATCGAGCAGACGCCGCGCGTGTGCGGGTGGTCGTTGAACTCGGCCTTCAGGTCGGGCTTGTCCGAACCGCCCATGCCGGTGCCGTTCGGACAGCCGCCCTGCGCCATGAAGCCGGGGATGACGCGGTGGAACTTCACGCCGTCGTAGAAGCCTTCGCCGGCCAGTTCCTTGATGCGCTCCACATGGCCGGGGGCCAGGTCGGGACGCAGCTTGATCACGACGTCGCCGCCTTCGCCATTGCCGGTATCGAGCGTGAGGGTGAGTTTATCCTCGGACATGAAATCTCCTTTGTCGCCCCTGTCGGCGGGGCGTTCCTGCGGGTCGCAGACGCATATAGGCAATCGCCGCGATATGTCACGCCCGCGCCGCGCAACAACGCCGTCCACAGGCGCTGCCCGCCAGTCCACAGGCTTTTGCCGCGCTTCTCCACCCGGCGTTCCCCGGATCTGTCCACAGCCTGTCCACATCGGCGGCGGCGGGGGGAGAGAGCCGCGTTTCCCGGTTGATTTCGCGGTGCAGCATTCTAGACACCGGCGGTGATGGACCGCGACGATCTCAATCCTGCCAGCGAGCATGACGCCGACCGGGCGACGCTGGAGGATATCATCGCGGCGGAGGACGCCGATCGCGTGAGCGAGGCCGAGGAAGCGCGCGCCGAGCGGCTGGACGAGGATGACCGGCTGAAGCCCGAATTCGTCGAGGCGGTGCGCGAGGCGCTGCAGGAGGACGCCGAGACCGACGTCCGCGACCTGGTCGAACCGCTCCATCCTGCCGACATCGCCGATCTTTTCGAAATCCTGCCGCGAGAGGACCGCCCGGCCCTCGCCCGCGGCATCGCCGATCTGATGAGCGGCGAAGTCATTTCGGAAATGAACGACTACGTTCGCGACGACCTGCTGGAATCGCTGCCGCCCGATGCGGTCGCCGGCATTGCCGAACAGCTGGAAACCGACGACGCCGTCGCGCTGATCGAGGATCTGGACGCCAGCGACCAGGCCGCCGTCCTGGCAGAGATGGGTCCCGAAGACCGCGCCGCGATCGAAAGCGCGCTGTCCTTCCCCGAGGAATCGGCGGGCCGCCTGATGCAGCGCGACCTGGTTGCGGTGCCCGAGCATATCAGCATCGGCGATCTGATCGATTACATGCGCGAGAATGCGGACCTCACCACCGAGTTCTGGGAGGTCTTCGTCGTCGATCCCACCCATCGCCCGGTCGGTTCGGTGCAGCTGTCGTGGATCCTGCGCACGCCGCGCGGGGTCGCCATCGCCGACGTGATGAAGCGCGACCAGACGCTGATCCCCGCCGACCTGGACCAGGAAGAGGTCGCGCTGCGCTTCCAGAAATACGCGCTGATTTCCGCGGCGGTGGTGGACAAGGCGGGGCGGCTCATTGGCCAAATCACCGCCGACGACGTCGCGCATATCATCCAGGAAGAAGCGGGCGAGGATACGCTGCTGCTGTCGGGCGCGGGCGAAGGCGACATCAACGAGCCGATCCGCACGTCCTATTCGCAGCGCGTGCGCTGGCTGATCGCGAACCTGGGCACGGCGCTGGTCGCCTCGCTGATCATCGCAGCGTTCGGCGCGGCGATCGAGCAGCTGGTGGCGCTGGCGATCCTGATGCCCGTCGTCGCCAGCATCGGCGGCAATGCGGGCACGCAGACCATGGCGGTGTCAGTCCGCGCATTGGCGATGAACCAGCTGACGCGGTCGAACACCAGCCGCGTGATCTGGCGCGAGATGCGGGTTGCGCTGCTGAACGGCATCACCGTCGCGGCGCTGATCGGCGCGGCGACGGCGGCGATCTTCACCCCGATGCTGGGCGTGGTGATTGCGGCGGCGGTCGTGCTGAACATCATCACGGCGGGCATGGCAGGCGTGCTGGTGCCGGTGATCTTCGACCGGCTGGACCAGGACCCGGCGGTCGCGTCCTCGGTCTTCGTGACGATGATCACCGATTCGATGGGCTTCTTCGCGTTCCTCGGCCTTGCCGTGGCATCGGGGCTGGTCGGCTGAATTCTTGAGTAGCCGCGCCGGGTACCTATCTTGGGTCCGATGCCCCTTCATCTGACCAAGATCGCGTTCGGCGCACAGAGCTATGACGATATCGAAGGCTGGTTCGCCAATCGCCCGCGCCTGTCGCTGAACACGCGCTATTGCCCCAAGCGGGTGGAGGAGCTGGAGGGCGGCTCGCTCTACTGGATCCACGAACATGCGCTGGTGGCGCGCAGCCCGATCACCGGCTTCGAGCAGCAGGACAACGGCCGCTG
It includes:
- a CDS encoding TonB-dependent receptor, producing MKKFLLRSTAIVAIAVPAAAHAQSTGSIDFEDEIIVTGALSSDVGGVEIPDTPKAKQVLNEEIIRRQRPGQTVNDIINLVPGVSFQNNDPWGSSGGGFTIRGFGANRVSQTLDGVPLNDSGGYDLYTNQQVDSEVLETVSVNLGATDVDSPTASASGGTINIRTRVPSDDFKITTTMTVGDVLAEGSYGDSLYMRGFGMIDTGDITGMGTKAFFSASYLTYGVPYNPYGKIEKTQLNGRIFQDIGSNGDFVSVAGHWNVNRNNFAGSESLGDLLGYYDGDFSKRERFTLYDKDDEAGYPCTVEPGLVYQGGGVNGVSERYDDSNECGEPFYRRYNPSDTGNIRGSSRFTLTDSIVLTVDPSYQYVKANGGGPDDPREAFFTVDSVGYTGAFNGGYYFGRDLNGDGDLLDRIAGNDPSQTHTDRYGVVANLIYDISNDHTVRAAYTWDRARHRQTGQITYMLRNGEISDVFAVDNPLLDVEGNEVNKRDRLSYAILHQVSGEYRGRFGDLTAVLGLRAPFFTRELNQNCYTTSASGFVDCPAPGQDLTAYEAANPNYVGPLERTYKYDDILPSVGFTYAVTGAASVFANYSKGISVPGTDPLYDSLYLGEAVARPVPETTDNFDAGLRFQQGRITAQIAGWYTRYEDRLATAFDPTANNGDGETVYRNLGRVDKYGIDGSIAFQPTANTLLYVFGSYQDSDIDSDTIGGICGLNRDGEVEDTEFGCTADNLGEQFILPTGGNAESGAPNYSFGARGQIAFGDLELGAQVKRTGKRWVNDINTERTPAYTLVDFDARYNIAEFATGGNVALQLNITNIFDEYYIGYFGGSLNDFPFAQIGAPRAGSLSIIIGY
- the mtgA gene encoding monofunctional biosynthetic peptidoglycan transglycosylase, whose translation is MIRRIFLILFKLIALFVVLSLLLTVVYRFVPVPVTATMLMDENGITKDWEPLEEIDPNLVRAVIGAEDSKFCSHDGFDAEAIASAMARNAQGGRIRGGSTISQQTAKNVFLWQGGGYFRKGLEAWFTFLIEQIWGKRRIMEVYLNVAETGIGTYGAEAGAQRYFQHSADTLSRSEAARMAAALPLPKERSVVNPGGWLRRHGNTISARINVVANEGLDACIYQ
- the rpoH gene encoding RNA polymerase sigma factor RpoH gives rise to the protein MTNSKPTVPALGGEQSLNRYLSEIKKFPVLTAEQEYMLAKRYAEHEDPQAAAQLVTSHLRLVAKIAMGYRGYGLPVSDLISEGNVGLMQGVKKFEPDRGFRLATYAMWWIKASIQEFILRSWSLVKMGTTAAQKKLFFNLRRMKKNLEAYEDSDLHPDDVAKIATDLGVPEQEVVNMNRRMMMGGDASLNVSMRADEEGSGQWQDWLTDDRPLQDETVAEAEEKQVRHDMLLEAMDVLNDREKHILTERRLTDDPQTLEELSQVYDVSRERIRQIEVRAFEKIQKAMQRIAGERTPQLA
- a CDS encoding RluA family pseudouridine synthase; protein product: MGDRTIAIDDADEDDGAQLIEGMVQPGERLDKALSHASGLSRERIKALIAQGAVTLDGKALSSGSAKTVGETPFAIAVPAPTPAEAVPQDIPLIIVFEDEHLIVIDKPAGMVVHPAAGNPDGTLVNALLHHCAGQLSGIGGVARPGIVHRIDKDTSGLIVAAKSDLAHEGLARQFADHSIDRAYRAVVKGRPMPPSGTIEGRIGRSSKDRKKMAVLDGGDERGKHAITHFRTLEALHGAALVECTLETGRTHQIRVHMSSIGHALLGDPVYGRSDSRFRPILNRLSFHRQALHAAMLGFIHPASDERIQFSSEIPRDMAELIEELARSN
- a CDS encoding M67 family metallopeptidase, with product MPFLTVTRTVVDAIAASASRAAPREACGLLLGRGSRIDALSETVNVAPDPLRHFEIDPAALIAAHKAERAGGQQLIGYFHSHPSGLPEPSATDQAQAARDGRVWAIATPAGEIGWFVSEEDGFARLCPQILPELP
- a CDS encoding histidine phosphotransferase family protein yields the protein MTADSIHLTSLIASRLCHDLLSPVGGMANGIELLVDETDPKMREQCIDLLAQGARRTATRLRFFRLAFGAAGGFDSQLPAAEIEELVKAQAAEGRDISVEWAVSAAELSKPAAKVLLNYALIGIDALPRGGTLAIAAEERDESYEIAVRAEGTRIAFDKDVGRSLEGEIEMNDLSAHTAPAMLVRLIAQDCGGGVQHALTPDGATGGALVLGAILPRG
- a CDS encoding N-acetylmuramoyl-L-alanine amidase, with amino-acid sequence MVVLHYTDMPDVEDAIGKMCDPDSAVSAHYCITRQGELVRLVDEERRAWHAGVSYWRGNTDVNSSSIGIELDNPGHTWGYEPFTGPQMETLCIMLADIMKRHDIPRANIVGHSDVAPQRKTDPGELFDWAFLAKHRLALPRPDIKLGDPFENDGAFYLALERFGYDIADGHAAVRAFQRRFRPECVDGQVDGEIRAMLFALLLDRDRGVTR
- a CDS encoding DUF4142 domain-containing protein, producing MMTDQDHKHTGLRQTADKLQDTLGGMHGRVKAKTLGSHSGEAFAKNAAIGDIYEITAARMALRRSRSDSVREAARKMIDDHTTATHQLRSAYRMSETAGLPELPTEVDMRRRKMLEHLEAAPDEKFDDTYLDQQVLAHKETVDLMTGYASSGDNWQLRSVAESTAPVVQRHLAMMEKLHATL
- a CDS encoding peptidylprolyl isomerase codes for the protein MSEDKLTLTLDTGNGEGGDVVIKLRPDLAPGHVERIKELAGEGFYDGVKFHRVIPGFMAQGGCPNGTGMGGSDKPDLKAEFNDHPHTRGVCSMARTSAPNSANSQFFICFDDARFLDRQYTVWGEVEEGMDHVDALPKGEPPANPGKIVKATVS
- the mgtE gene encoding magnesium transporter codes for the protein MDRDDLNPASEHDADRATLEDIIAAEDADRVSEAEEARAERLDEDDRLKPEFVEAVREALQEDAETDVRDLVEPLHPADIADLFEILPREDRPALARGIADLMSGEVISEMNDYVRDDLLESLPPDAVAGIAEQLETDDAVALIEDLDASDQAAVLAEMGPEDRAAIESALSFPEESAGRLMQRDLVAVPEHISIGDLIDYMRENADLTTEFWEVFVVDPTHRPVGSVQLSWILRTPRGVAIADVMKRDQTLIPADLDQEEVALRFQKYALISAAVVDKAGRLIGQITADDVAHIIQEEAGEDTLLLSGAGEGDINEPIRTSYSQRVRWLIANLGTALVASLIIAAFGAAIEQLVALAILMPVVASIGGNAGTQTMAVSVRALAMNQLTRSNTSRVIWREMRVALLNGITVAALIGAATAAIFTPMLGVVIAAAVVLNIITAGMAGVLVPVIFDRLDQDPAVASSVFVTMITDSMGFFAFLGLAVASGLVG
- a CDS encoding DUF1489 family protein → MPLHLTKIAFGAQSYDDIEGWFANRPRLSLNTRYCPKRVEELEGGSLYWIHEHALVARSPITGFEQQDNGRWWIHLEPKLIRVQTRPRRAHQGWRYLKDEDAPADLAEGEEAGDVLPGRLLGQLTKLGLV